Genomic DNA from Lactuca sativa cultivar Salinas chromosome 8, Lsat_Salinas_v11, whole genome shotgun sequence:
tcacacataaagtttctaactttatgtgcatgcatgctCATAAGAAGCTTAAATGCCCAATAAATATCTAAAAGAGGAGATCTATGTTTGGAATGGGAATTTAGCTCAATAAAGGTGGCAACCTTGAGCTTAAGGAGTTCTgaaatgcttagatctgaagCCCATTCATCATAACTACTCTTAAATCGACATCAATGTCTAGAAATGGCTAGAAAACAACACTAGCAAGCTTTTAAGGAGATCTACATGATAACAAGCAAAGAttcgagctttatacctcaatggGAACTGGAATGACACAAGAAACTCGGATCTTCTTTGCTCTTCTTGAAAacccctctcttctcttcttcttctaaccccaaaatgcaccaaaatatTTCACAAGATGAGAAATACTCCAAGAATGCTTAAAGGAAGGCTAGGGTTTAGTAAGGGACgttctgagggtgatggaggctgatttTGGGCGCATagagttgtttaaatagggtgcaaacccttgaaattagggtttcatccagattgGCAGACTCGTCGGGTCcaagaatatggactcgtcgagtagccaacttaaaCCGCAtgcaaatcccgtctctactcaacgagtcgggctactgactcgttgagtaccccttaagaaaaagaaaattactttatttaaatcacataccagaaatggggcgttacatctAAAGTTTTCCCCAACAGCCACTACCACATCGTAGTGATTCATTAAATCCCGCGACCCTGAACTCGACGCCACATCATGGTTTCCAAAGAAAATTGCCATATATACTTGAAAATAACACCATACCTGGAACGAGTGTTGCAAATACTGTGGTGTTTTGAAAATTGTTAGGAAAATAAGAATTGTCACAAACATAACCAACACACAAGGCCGACCTTACTATAATAAAAATTAAGCCCTTGCTTAGGTCCCCTAATTCTAAGGGCCCCCCTTAACCTAAAATTAAATTTGGGGATTATTTATTCAGATTCTTCATTCATGTACATCGGCAGAAAACATTCGGTAGAAACTGTGACTCAACAACTGTTCttcacttcttcttctttttctatcATATGAGTATAATTAACATATTAGTTAGAACCACAAATTCCGCGACTCAACAAGTGTTCTTCACTTCCTCTTCTTTTTATGTCCTTTGAATCTAATTAACTGATTAGTGATTTCATTCTTGATTCTACTCAGAACCACAAAAAAACATTACTTCTCTGATTCTCTATTATTCTTCTAATATTCTTCATGGTGATTTTTGATAAGTTGattgattttttttgaaaaggATGTCAAGCGTCAATATTAACTCAACTGATTTGGTGATTCCTGTCCAGAATCTTGAATCTTGAAAGGCTGAATTCTAAATAGgtatgttctattgttcttctTCGATTCTTCCTCTAGTTCTCTATTTCACCACAACTAATTATCTATGAATTTGAATTTGTGATAATCTGATAATCTATTATCTATGATAATTGataaattttgttattttgatgcaGTTTTGTTTGATGTAGAAAATAGAAATCAGTTTGATGTAGTCATGTAGAAATCTGTTTTTTTATTTTCTGCACAAAAGAAGAATGAAATATGTTTTTTAAACTTTGATGTAGATTGTAGAATAGTCTTGACTATTTTTTTTCCGACTAGACTATCTATAATCTATTAGGGTTAATAGGGGtttggtttatttatttattattattattttttaaatatttattaccCAAGTTGGATTTTCAAAAGGAGGAAGGTTTAATTTATAACATTATAATACTAATGAAAAGAGCTTCAAATTTTTGATTCGTTTAAAGCCTCCAAACTGGTTGGATCGTCTCTGCcaaacacaaatgaatataaacAAACATAATCCAATATAAACAACTataaacaaacataaataaacataaactcgtactacataacataacatatttagTGAGTTTACAAAAAAAAAGGTTCGATTTTAGTTAGGGCTCTCTTTAAAATAACAATGAAACTAGAGGGGCTTTGCTGATATTTTCTTTAAATCCGAGCTAATTATgcattttattcatatattagagtTCTCGATAAGTTCTTTTTCGTGACCATTAATCCGCGCCCAAAACATTTCATCTTCCCGCCAAAATCAAACCCTAAATAACCAAACAATTTCTTCCCCAAAATTCTGTAGCCCAAAACTCCTGTTTCACTCTACAGATTTACAGTTATCAATGGCGGAAGGTGAAGAGATTCACACAGAAACCGTCCAATCAAGTATACCAACCGGCAGAGTGAAACGGATTATGAAACTCGacaaagatatcaacaaaatCAACGCCGATGCCCTATTCCTAATCTCGAACGCCACCGAGCTTTTCGTCAAGTTCTTGGCCGAGAAATCATCGGAGGTTGCAGTTGAGAAGAAAAGGAAGACAATAAAGCTGGAGCACCTTCGAATCGCCGTTAAGAGACACCAGCCGACTGCTGATTTCCTTCTCGATTCACTTCCATTGCCGCCGCCACCAGCGGCGGCTCAGACATCATCGAAACCTGATCGACCTCATAAAAGGAGTGATAATAACCCTGTTCCTGTTGGCACTCGTCGGATCGACAGTTTCTTCCAGAAAGAACCTTAGGGTTTAGTAGAACTTGTCAGTGTTTGCTTTATCTCCAGAAAACGAGTTACGCTTATCGGATCTGTATGTATCTCTTCCTTTACAAACTAAAATTTCTACTTGATTAACCTTATTCGCTTTCTAGATCACTGTAAAATGCTCCATTACAGATTATCAATGGCTCGATTCTCATCAATTAAGTTTCAGATATCATGTCCTAGTAATGAAATGTATTGAAATTC
This window encodes:
- the LOC111884887 gene encoding DNA polymerase II subunit B3-1 gives rise to the protein MAEGEEIHTETVQSSIPTGRVKRIMKLDKDINKINADALFLISNATELFVKFLAEKSSEVAVEKKRKTIKLEHLRIAVKRHQPTADFLLDSLPLPPPPAAAQTSSKPDRPHKRSDNNPVPVGTRRIDSFFQKEP